The Chiloscyllium punctatum isolate Juve2018m chromosome 12, sChiPun1.3, whole genome shotgun sequence genome includes a region encoding these proteins:
- the tma7 gene encoding translation machinery-associated protein 7: protein MSGREGGKKKPLKQPKKSNKEMDEDDLAFKQKQKEEQRKLDEMKAKAAGKGPLSSGGIKKSGKK, encoded by the exons ATGTCCGGCCGGGAAG gaggcAAGAAGAAACCACTGAAACAGCCTAAAAAATCAAATAAGGAAATGGATGAG GATGATCTTGCTTTCAAACAGAAACAGAAGGAGGAGCAGAGAAAGCTTGACGAGATGAAAGCAAAAGCTGCAGGCAAAGGACCACTCA GTTCTGGAGGTATTAAGAAATCAGGCAAGAAATAA